From one Vicia villosa cultivar HV-30 ecotype Madison, WI unplaced genomic scaffold, Vvil1.0 ctg.002761F_1_1, whole genome shotgun sequence genomic stretch:
- the LOC131639763 gene encoding F-box/kelch-repeat protein At3g23880-like: MIIQLTHKIVASGSRGKKVKLFSFGTDDVWRNIQSFPLVPREYGVYSELGVSDSVHVSGSLNWLAIRYQSCHALYDCKVIPIDQFVMVSLDLSKETYSEYQILCGVDEAPLLEPILVVLMDCLCFCHDLHGTDLVIWRMKKFGVEESWTQFIKVSYQSFSYDFPKLILFPLCLSPNGETLIFGWNGGDKQAILYNLRDDRAEKTTITNEVEWFRSKVYVESFVSTS; encoded by the coding sequence ATGATAATTCAACTGACACATAAGATTGTTGCGTCAGGTTCAAGGGGGAAAAAGGTGAAACTTTTTAGTTTCGGTACTGATGATGTTTGGAGAAACATTCAAAGTTTCCCTTTGGTTCCTCGCGAGTATGGTGTATATAGTGAACTGGGTGTTAGTGACAGTGTTCATGTTAGTGGCAGTCTTAATTGGCTGGCCATTCGATATCAGTCTTGTCATGCTTTATATGATTGCAAAGTTATTCCAATTGACCAATTTGTGATGGTTTCACTTGATTTGAGTAAGGAGACATATAGTGAGTATCAAATCCTTTGTGGTGTTGATGAAGCGCCACTGCTTGAGCCAATTCTTGTTGTGTTGATGGACTGTCTTTGTTTTTGTCATGATTTGCATGGAACTGATCTGGTTATATGGCGGATGAAGAAATTTGGAGTTGAAGAGTCTTGGACTCAGTTTATCAAAGTTAGTTACCAGAGTTTTTCATATGATTTTCCAAAATTGATCTTGTTCCCGTTGTGCCTTTCCCCGAATGGCGAGACATTGATTTTCGGATGGAATGGTGGAGATAAGCAAGCCATTCTTTATAATTTGAGAGATGATAGAGCTGAGAAAACTACGATTACCAATGAAGTTGAGTGGTTTAGGTCCAAAGTTTATGTTGAAAGCTTCGTTTCAACTAGTTGA